From Candidatus Omnitrophota bacterium:
TTAAAACCGGTATTTGTTGACATCAATTTATGCGATCTGTCGTTTAATTACGATGCTATTGAACAAGTGATTTCAAAAAAAACCAGAATTATTTTAGTAACTCATCTTATTGGTTTGCCTGCTAATATGGCAAAAATAAAATCTATTGCAGAAAAATATAATTTGATTGTATTGGAAGACTGTTGCGAATCGCATGGATCTACTTTTGATGAAAAAAAAATAGGTAATCATGGAACCACAAGCACTTTTAGCTTCTATTGGGGCCACCACATGACTACTATTGAGGGTGGTATGTTATGCACGGACGTAGAAGAGTTGAATGATCTGTTTATATTAAAAAGATCACACGGGTTGGCTAGAGAGTTGGACTCGTCAAAACATTCTATTTATAAAAAAAAATACCCTGATATTGATTTTAATTTTTTGTTTCTCACGTTTGGCTATAATTTTAGGAATACAGAATTGCATGCAACAATAGGAATTGAACAATTAAAACACCTTGATAACTATATTGCAATTAGAAATAAAAACTATGAAAAATTCATTGAAATATTGGCGTTTGTTGCAGATAAAATATACATGTGTAATTCTAAGGGATTCTCGTCTTTCTGTTTTCCGTTTATCTTTAGGGATAAAATGAATAAAAATATATTACAATCAAAGTTTTTCGATAACCAGATCGAAACCCGTCCAATTATAAGTGGAAATCTTTTGCGTCAGCCATGTTTTAAAGACTATGGCAAATATTCCGATTTTTCCAATGCTGATATTTTGCATCAAAATGGTTTTTATATCGGGAACAATCAATTTGTGAACGAGGCGAGGCTAAATAAACTAAAGGACATTCTTCACGAAGTATTTTAATATGTATATTCCAGCCTCCAAATACAAACTTATAATCAATATCACAAAATTTATTGGACCGGACAAAAAAATTAAATATTTTCCCCTTTATTATTGATGATTATTTTTCTGCGCGCCTTCAAATATCGCCAACCATTCAACCCTAATGCAACCAATATCGGATATACCGGAACCGCGTATCTGGGTATACCCCAGCAAACAGAATACCCCGCCCAGTAGACTAAATAAAATAATGATAGGAACATAATCTCAATTCTCCGTTCATATAATAGCCCGGCAAACAATCCTATATACAGCGGGAATTGAATTAATACCGCCGGAACAATCCAGATATACCATCTCATAGACACCCCGGCAACGTGACCAAACCATTCCCTTGAAACATTGGTGAAAGAAAAAACATTCTGCGTTATCTTCAGTAACGTTTCTCCGGGATGACTAGCCATGTATTTAAATATTTTTGCTCTGAATTCTTTAGGCGGCAGTCCTTGCTGTTTTAAATTTTTGACATAATCATTCCCTGCTGTTTTACCAAATATCCCGGACGAGTGGAAGAACACGGTGTGCATTTCAGTTCCCATGTCATTAATTAGAATAAATTTATTGAATTGCAGATAGTTTCTTACTGTCCAGGGAGTAAGTGTAAGAATAAATATCCCCGATATTACAACAAGTTTTTTCCAGGATAAGTTCCAATTTAACTTTCTAAAGAGTTTCGACAGCAGCCACATCACCCAAAATATCAATGGGGCATGCATTGTAACTATTTTACCAAGAGTCGCGATTCCCCAAAAAAATCCTACAAGAACGGCTTTTGTATATGTTTGGTCTCTTAGCCAGCAGACTGTCAAATACGCAGAAAAAGTAGTTAACAATAATAACATCGGCTCCTGCAAAATGTATACAAGTTCAGTGAATAAAAATGGATTAAGCGCAATAAATAAACCTCCCAAAAAAGAAACTCTTTGGGAAAACATCCTGGATAAAAGGATAAACGATACCCATATCCCGAGACTTTGAAAAAGTATTTGAAGGATTACCATAGCCTGCACTGTCATATTTTTTGTGATAGTAAACCAAAAAGCCAGAACTGCGGGAAACAAAGGCGGGCGCGAAGCGGAAAGGGTTTCCTCCCCGCAAGTGAAGCCTATCCCTGCCGCTACATCTTTCGCGGCCACTATGTAACCAACAGCATCACTCTGTTGTTCCGGTATCGGAGATAAGCGTGTAAAAATAAAATAAGTGAAAAAAGAAATAACGAAAAGTGGAAATCCGTAAACAAAACTCTTAGAAAATCCAATATTTCTCAACTTTGTTCCGGCGTCGGCAAATATTCTCATAATTATTACCCTTTACTGCTTAATTTTTCCCATGAAAAGACATCCATAAATGCGGACAATCTTGACTTTGCCGACCACGTGTAAAAATGAATATTTTTATGCTTTTTTGCAATGAATTTAATATATTCATCAATCCCTATTATGCCATCCTGCCTTATG
This genomic window contains:
- a CDS encoding DegT/DnrJ/EryC1/StrS aminotransferase family protein, whose product is MWKLQENILEQSDKNGLSDFINSTDRFTQFTMVKLFEKEWSKWQGCKYSVFVNSGSSADLLMMDGIKEYYNIPDNSEVIVPAVTWTTNITAVIQAKLKPVFVDINLCDLSFNYDAIEQVISKKTRIILVTHLIGLPANMAKIKSIAEKYNLIVLEDCCESHGSTFDEKKIGNHGTTSTFSFYWGHHMTTIEGGMLCTDVEELNDLFILKRSHGLARELDSSKHSIYKKKYPDIDFNFLFLTFGYNFRNTELHATIGIEQLKHLDNYIAIRNKNYEKFIEILAFVADKIYMCNSKGFSSFCFPFIFRDKMNKNILQSKFFDNQIETRPIISGNLLRQPCFKDYGKYSDFSNADILHQNGFYIGNNQFVNEARLNKLKDILHEVF
- a CDS encoding glycosyltransferase family 39 protein produces the protein MRIFADAGTKLRNIGFSKSFVYGFPLFVISFFTYFIFTRLSPIPEQQSDAVGYIVAAKDVAAGIGFTCGEETLSASRPPLFPAVLAFWFTITKNMTVQAMVILQILFQSLGIWVSFILLSRMFSQRVSFLGGLFIALNPFLFTELVYILQEPMLLLLTTFSAYLTVCWLRDQTYTKAVLVGFFWGIATLGKIVTMHAPLIFWVMWLLSKLFRKLNWNLSWKKLVVISGIFILTLTPWTVRNYLQFNKFILINDMGTEMHTVFFHSSGIFGKTAGNDYVKNLKQQGLPPKEFRAKIFKYMASHPGETLLKITQNVFSFTNVSREWFGHVAGVSMRWYIWIVPAVLIQFPLYIGLFAGLLYERRIEIMFLSLFYLVYWAGYSVCWGIPRYAVPVYPILVALGLNGWRYLKARRKIIINNKGENI